The Oncorhynchus kisutch isolate 150728-3 linkage group LG20, Okis_V2, whole genome shotgun sequence genome has a segment encoding these proteins:
- the nog2 gene encoding noggin-2 — MGFSQTLLVYVLVSIHLGVSQHYLRLRPSPSEHLPVPDLKEDPDPEYDPREQDLAERTLRKKLGSNFDPNFMSISSPMLVNLSVQETQMKLQGPMPNEVKKLDLSETPYGKRVKVGKKARRKFLQWLWTYTHCPVVYTWKDLGLRFWPRYIKEGNCFNERSCSFPEGMFCKPVKSITKTFLRWYCQGFLRQKYCTWIPVQYPIISECKCSC; from the coding sequence ATGGGCTTCTCACAGACGCTACTCGTTTATGTACTTGTGTCCATTCACCTTGGAGTTTCTCAACATTATCTACGCCTGCGCCCCTCGCCCAGCGAGCACCTTCCGGTGCCAGACCTCAAGGAGGACCCAGACCCGGAATACGACCCCCGGGAACAGGACTTGGCCGAGAGGACTCTGCGGAAAAAGCTCGGCAGCAACTTTGATCCCAATTTCATGTCAATCAGCTCGCCCATGCTGGTGAACCTCTCCGTGCAAGAAACCCAGATGAAACTTCAAGGACCCATGCCCAACGAGGTTAAAAAGCTGGATCTCTCGGAGACCCCCTACGGGAAGCGGGTAAAAGTGGGCAAGAAAGCCCGCAGGAAATTTCTGCAGTGGCTGTGGACGTATACGCACTGTCCGGTGGTGTATACCTGGAAAGATTTGGGCTTGAGGTTCTGGCCACGCTACATCAAGGAGGGAAACTGCTTCAATGAGCGCTCTTGTTCCTTCCCCGAGGGGATGTTTTGCAAACCTGTCAAGTCAATCACCAAGACTTTCCTCCGGTGGTATTGTCAAGGGTTTTTAAGACAGAAATATTGTACGTGGATACCGGTGCAATACCCAATCATCTCGGAGTGCAAGTGCTCTTGCTGA